Below is a window of Excalfactoria chinensis isolate bCotChi1 chromosome 9, bCotChi1.hap2, whole genome shotgun sequence DNA.
CCTGGGCCGCTTCGGCTGGGACACCGCGCGCGCCTTCCACCGCGCCGTCACCGACGAGATCGCGGCCGGCCGGCGGGGCTGGGGGGATGGATTCGAGGACATCAAGGAGCGCTTCTTCGGCACCGCCAAGGGCTCGGCATGGAGGGCAGGGGGTGTGGGGGGCAGCCCCCCGCACAGCCCGTCCCGCCAtggccacagcagcagccaggaggagATCTGCAGGTGCATCGACCGCAGCTTCGCCttctggaaggagaaggaggcTGAGATCTTCAGCTTCGAGGAGTGATGCCTCCTGACGCCCATGGATGGCCTCGGTGCTTCTCAAAGGGCCTCAATaaaagctttttggttttgtctcATAAAAACCCCTTGAGATGTTTAGGGGTGATGGGGAATACCCTGCTGAGTGCCCTGGCGCTGTGGAGGCCTGGCTGCTCCATGCCGGCTGCGCTGTGTCTGCTGCCACCCGCTGTGCTCCACCTCGGGACTGAGATATGAGCCTATATTTAACAGCTGGCCCCAGGCAGGGGAATGGGACACAGCAGTGTGCTTCAACAGCCCGGGGGTCTGTCCCCTCccaggcacacacagcagcatggTGCTCCCGGTACCCCAGGAGGTGATTTCCCCCTCTGCACCCTTGGGCGCCCCGGggtggcagcaggcagctctgccccagcgGTGCCTTTAAGAGCACTGTCCCCGCCCCGGCTAAAAATATCCCCCTGGCTCAGCCCCCACCACCACCCCGCGTGTCCCCCCCGTGCCCCCACCactgccctccctgctgcatgGGACGCAGCGAGCTCTGAGCGGGGCACAGCCCAGGTAGGAGTGGGGCAGGAATGGggcccagcagggctgggggctgagcactgcatgtggggggtggggtggggtggggggatgAGTCTGCCCCTTCCCGGTGAGCACCCACACATCCACACCCCACACACAAGATGctcaggctgagctgtgccaagGGGGGGATGGGGTCATCTCCATGTGCATCGCCTTGGTGTGGCAGGGCAAACGGTCTGAGCTTCGGGGGGCCAACGTGATCCCAGTCCTAAAACCGCCCTCCTGGATCACTGCGAACTGCCCCCCAGAAATATGTGGCAGCTCCGGGAGGGCAGCTCAGCCCTACGGCTCAGGGTGGGGAAGGCGCAGCCGCCGGGCTGTGTGAAATCCCTTCCCTGGCCCCAGCTGGTGCCGTACATCACACGGCGATGCGAGGAAGGGCCCGTCTTACCATCTCCCTGCAGGGACAGCCTCTCCACGCTCAGCCCGGGCTCCTTCCCGCTGCGGGGTCCCACGGCCACCCCAGCCCCCAAACCCGGCACCATGGTGCGCAACGTGGACGACTTTGACTTCTGCCTGCCGTCACACGCGCAGGACAtgctggaggggctgcagcGGCTGCGCGCCCACCCCAAGCTGTCGGACGTGACGCTGCTGGCTGGCGGGCGGGAGTTCCCCTGCCATCGTGGTGTGCTGGCGCTCTGCAGCCACTACTTCCACGCCATGTTCTCCGGGGACTTTGCCGAGAGCATCGCCGCACGCGTGGAGCTGAAGGAGGTGGACCCCGGAGCGCTGGAGACGCTGCTGGACTTTGCCTACACGGGGAAGGTGACCGTCAACCAGGGCAACGTGGAGGGGCTGATGCGCACCTCCAGCCAGCTGCACTTCCCCACCATCCAGCAGGTGTGCAGCCGCTACCTGCGGCAGCAGATGGATGCCACCAACTGCCTGGGGATCTGTGAGTTCGGCGAGAGCCACGGCTGCCCCGAGGTGTCCTCCAAGGCCTGGTCCTTCTTGCAGGAGAACTTTGAGGCTGTTTCTCAGCAGGAGGAGTTCCTCCAGCTCTCCAAGGAGAGGTTGGCCGTCTACCTCTCCAACGAGCAGCTGCAGGTGCAGGAGGAACAAAGCGTGGCCGAAGCCGTGCTGCGCTGGGTGCGCTACGACCCGGGGCAGAGGGCCCAGTTcctgcctgagctgctggagctggccCGCCTGGTCTCGCTGCCTGACCACTACCTGCAGAACCTGCTCGCCACTGAACCCCTCGTCCGTGACTCAGCTGCCAGCCAGGCTCTGGTTGCCCGCTCCCGTGCCACGCTTGGTGCCGCCGGCACCGTCCCCACTCCACCAAAGGCAGCCCAGCCACAGAAACTGGAGgaggtgctggtggtggtgggtggCCGCGTGCTGGAGGAGAGCGAGGATGAGGAGGGGGGGCTGGAAACTCCAGCTGCCCCCAGGAACTTCGCCTTCTACAACCCCAAAACACGTAAGTGCCCACCATGGTGTGTTCGTCATCCCCCGGCTCCTCCcccatgggatgggatggagaaaAGCCGCTCTCAAACCACGCGGCACCGTGGGGACATGGGCTGAAGGAAGAATGAAACGGGGCCGGCAGAAAGTGCCACCCTGAACTGCTGTCCCCACCCCTGACGGTGCAGATGGGGTGTCCCCAGTCCACAGGCAGGGTGACAGCGTGGCTCTGCTGCCTTGCAGGGCGGTGGATGGCTCTACCTGACTTTCCTGACTACAACAAGTGGGGCTTCTCTCTGGTGGCACTGAACAATGACGTCTATGTCACTGGTaggtgctgggctgggggtTTCCCCAGGGACAGGGAACCCCTATCTGAGCAGAAGCTGACCTCAGGGCCTGGCCTGTTCCTGTAGGTGGTTCCCGGGGGTCCCGGAATGACACGTGGTCAACAACGCAGGCCTGGCGCTTCTGCCCCAAGGACGGTGTCTGGACAGCCATCGCCTCCATGCTGCGAGCGCGGACCAACCACACCAGCGCCGTCCTCAACGGAGAGATCTACGTCCTCGGGGGTAAGGTGACACTGGGGTCAGGCGGGCGgtgtggcacagcacagagggcTGCAGCGTGCCATTGCCCTGCAGGGACAACAGTGGAAGTGGTGGAGGTGGAGCGCTATGACCCCTACAACCAGAGCTGGGCAGCCATCAGCCCGGCCCTCAAATATGTCAGCaactttgctgctgctggctgcctgggTAAGCTGTACCTGGTGGGCTCCTGCGCCGTCAAGTACAACGCGCTCACCCTGCAGTGCTACAACCCTGTGCGAGGTGAGCGCCCACCAAACCCCAGGGGCATCCCCAGTGGAGCTCTGTAGCAAACCCCTGGGCTGTGGCGCTGCCTTGGCTGGGCAGCGTGGGTGCCAATCTACCTCCTTTCCACCTCCCCTGAATACctggggctgctccctgcctgcccaCTGACGGCTGCCCCTTGCAGATGCATGGAGCGTGATCACGTCCCCATTCATCCCCAAGTACCTCTCGGCCCCGCGCTGTGCCACGCTGCACGGCCTCATCTACCTCATCGGGGACAACACCAAGAAGGTCCACGTCTACGACCCAGAGGCCAACATCTGGCAGAAGGTAGTGGCATGCTCCAGGAGCACAGCGTCCACATGGAGTTACAGCTTTAAGCAGAGATCACCCTCGCTTTCCCCAGTGCCACCAGCATGAAAGCCCCCTGCACAGTCCCTCAACCGCTCCATCCCCACAGTGCACTACATGAGCCCAAAGCATGGATGCTGCTAAAGCCGTGGTGGGCAGCAGGACCCCAACACTTGCCCTTTCCTTGGTGCAggtgcagctcctgcacacGTTGCATGAGAACGGCGGGATGGTGCCGCTGGGAGATCGGCTCTTCGTCACCGGCGGCCACTGGAAGGGCATGGATGGGGATTACCGGGTGGAGATGGAGGTGTACGACTGCGCCAAGGACCGCTGGGTGTGGGAAGGCTCGCTGCCCTGCCTCTGGCTCTTCCACAGCTCCTCCTCCATCTTCATGGACACCTCCAAGTGGACTGAGGCTTTCCCAGGGGACCAGGAGTGAtagcagagctgacagcagcgACCCAGGTGCAGGCAGACTCAGCCCCAGCCAGGCAGTGAGCTGCTTGTGTTCCGTCTCTCACCTCACATCCCTAACCCCACCACAGGCACCAACacctcagcctttttttttttaattaataaaaagaaaaccaaagcagaatgCTTTCCTCACCTCCTGAAAGCCCAAAGCTTTCGGGGTATTTCAAAGCTGCTTGCTCTCCCACCAGCCCTCTTTCCCCATGGCTTTGGGATCTAGAGGGCCAGGGGAAGCAGGGCAAACCTCCCCAGTGCTAAAGCTGCTCAGTGTCAGCTTCCCCTTGCACAGCAACACAGCATGCACACAACCAAGCACCCAAGGGACACGGTCCCATAATGGCAACCCAAGCTGGCACTTTGTCAGCCCTTTCCCAGCTCTgatgcctgcagccccaggtcAGGATGAGCATGAAGCCATACCTTCTCAGAGGCCAATGCAGCCTCCAGCACTCTGCTCTTGGGATGCTGGTACTGTTAGATCAAGTTGTTCCATAGTGCTGTTATGATGTTTGACCCATTAAAAGTGCACAACAAGGAGCTCTGTGGCCCGCCTGTCTGTCTGGATAGGGGATCCCTGCGTCAATCAGGGCCACCTACAGGGCTGGTGAGGTACACCATGCGTGGGAGCAGGAcccctgctgccctcccaggGCCACTTGGAGCACTTCATGCTCCAGAACCAAACTATTTCCTTCCCCGCAGCAGCAGGTCGTGAACACAGAGCCCAACCACGAGGCCCCACCAAGGCCCTGGTGCTCGGAGCTTCCCCTCAGTGTCACACAGAGCTCgaggaaacaaacagcaaagctgcagcatttGAACAGGTGGCAGTTTGTGCACAAAGATGGCTGCTCTCACCAGCACCTCTACCAAATGGATTTATTCGGTTTGTCAGGACATCCAAGGGGGTGAGGGTGAACAGGACACAAAACTCCCCCACCCACAAGCTGATCCACCGTGGTAACTGCTTAGAAAACACTGCTAGCCAAGTGAACTAAAACTATTAGAAAAAACCTTTATTTACACTGAGAAGCATGCAGCAGGGCCCTCCCCCCACCGCGCACGCACCCACACCAACTTGTCCCATCTTTACATCAGATGGAGGCCTCGCTGCTGCTCCTCATCTCTCAGTGCTCTATCCGGACCACCATGACCGTCACGTTGTCCGCCGACCCTCGCTGCACTGCCTTGTTGGCCAGTCTGTTACAGGCAGCTTCATATCTAGCATCTGCTTCctgcttcccttctcttttctggaTGTTCTTATCCTATTGGGATAAGGAAAAGACAACACTGATCGGCCCAGTAAAGCACAGCAGCGCAGGCACGTGGTTATTTCTGAGCACagggaagcaaaataaataaggacAGGCACCAATAGAGAGCAGCCCTTGGCAGAAGTACGTTTCTGCACCACCTGCTCATTGTTCAGCTAATTAGCCTGGAGGGAGCGAGTCACATATGATttcacagctcctgctctgacAAATGAATGCACGAGTAGCCCAGCCTCCTCCTCACCTCCAGGCAGGACACAATGAAGTTCACAGCTTCTTCTGGCGTAAAGACTTTAAAGAGGCCGTCACACGCTATCAGGATGAACCTGGAAGTCAGACAGGTTATGAGGATGAAGCTTTGACTCCCCAGCTAAAGCCACATCCCTCTGCAATTCTCCTTTCTTGTAATGAGTATCCATGCTTCAATGCAAAGGCACAATGTGCAAAAGCTCATCTGAAAACCCCTCTGAGGCACCAGGAGGCCTCTCACCACCAGGCACTCAGGGAGCTGAGGCAGTTCAGAGCCCAAGCTAAGAGTCAGATGAGCCGTGTCAGACCTACATCTGCACATCCTGGGAGGCTGACACACACTATTAAGCAAGGCCATATACTATGCTACTATGCCCCTATCCCTtgctggggagctgctctgTTTCTCTAGGAACAGCTCCCAGATCCTTTCATTCGCATGTTTTCCCTGCTAAGCAGCCAAGTGCAAGGAAACAGAGCAACACAGCTTAATATCTTAAGTGCAGCCCTTTACAATGCCGTGCTCCTGGTGTAAACACAAGGGATGCAAAACCCCATGGGAGGAGAGCTATCTATCTCTCAGCTCCCAGTGGGGAGAAGGAAACAGCTTGCCGCATGCTCCCTCTCCTGCACAGGGGTTTGCACTAACCAGGAGCCCCAGACAGTcaccaaacagaaaacaatatcCCCTCTGCCACAGCAATGCACATCTTTGAAGGCAGTTTCAGACTCTGATGTTCAGAATATCCCTTAAAACGTTTTAGTAGGTTGCTTGCTATGGAACTCTAATCCCACCAGAAGCAGGAGCATGGGGTCACCCACTTGCCTCTGAGAGCACTCAGGGCTGTACTGACCTGAGTGTAATTTATCATCATCAATCACTTGCTGGAAAATTATCTCAAATCTTCAAAAATCAGAGCTGAATGCAATGGCATTTGGGCACCAAATCCAAGGATTCAAGCCTTAACCACCTGCTTAAAGACAGGTGCATCAGCTTAGAGCACAAAGGATAAGGCCTGTGTGTTATCAACCACTGGGAAGCTGGTTTCTCCAACAAGAGCCTTCAGTGTCTTGGCAGAGTGAGACAGCAGCATTGCCCCACTGTACTGGTAAGGAACAGGAGCAGAGGGATATCAGCAGCAAGAGGCATCCTTTAATTCTGGGTGATTAGCCTCAGGTACCTTagctctggcagcagcctgcattgctgctgagcagagccaggACACAGCAGCCTCCTCGTGAGCAGGCATGATTTACCTGTCATTGTGTGTGAGCTGGCAGCGTTTGATATCTGGCACAGAGATTACACCACAGCGCTTGTACTGGCCATCCCCAATGGAGCGGGAAACCTCCAGCACTCCCAGCACTCTTCCATCCCTGCACgaggagaaaaaatgctgaGTCTCCTTTACATACACACATCTTGCTCTTTTCCACCCAGCTGCCtcacacaaaaccaaacccacttCCCCTGAAAGTTCAAATCTTTTGCCTTTCAGGCCTCTACTCTATTCTGCATGTTTCCCAGTCTTTCACACAAGCAAatggagaggggaaggaagaaatgaagtcaGGAGAATTCAaggctgttttctctctccctgctctAACTCAAGTCCTGTTCAGCCTAGCAAGCCAGGGAAGCAAGAGTTATGCCAACTCCTGTCAACATCCAGGAGTATTCacaggctgtgctctgccatTCAGGACAACCAGCCCTGCACATTGGTTCAGCTGCTAGCACTTAGAAGCACAGCCATGAGGACAGACACTGTGCCCTCTTGACCACTCTCCCCTCTTGTCAGATGAGGAAGGAGAGCTGGTGCTGCAAGTAGCAAGTGAACTCTGCCCAGTGCCACAGTGTGCAGCAAGTGCAGTTTAACAGTCAAGCCAAGTTCTGCAGCTCAAGTTTAAGCACGTCTATGCTGATGTTATGCCATCAGGCTTTCAGTTAGGGACAAGTTCCTGCCTTTGCAGCACAACACTGTCACCATTTTAAGTCCAAGGGAAACCAGCACACATGGCAATGAAATTACCGCTAGGCTCTCACTAGCAGGCACGCTAAGCTCCAGAAACTCTACATCCAGAGTTGAGCCAGCATTTCGCTTTGCTCACTCACCACCTTCAGACACTTACCTGACATTTCCCCCCGCTTTCTGTATCCTCATACGTTCCTCATATTGGGTGGGGTTGTGCTCCTTGCTGAGGCTTAAGGCCGCATGCTTCTGGCTCTCTTCATTGTACCGACACAGAATCGCCTGTGCTGACAAAAGACCCTTGTGAGTAAATACCAAAACCTTGGCAAGAACTTCCTGAGAGCTTTAAAGCTTGCACTTGAGGCTTACTACATACATAAAAGAAAAGCCAACTTAAACGTTAAAAGGTAACTGTGATCTCTGCAACAGAGTACAAAAGGATTGCAGTATTTCCCCACAGCACTTGCCTGCAAATAATACAGGCAACAGAACTCACCCTGCAGAGCTAGCAAGCTTGCAGAGGAGTCAAGACTTCAACAGTGGGCATCTCTATTCTGCTTACCCGGCTGTCTCCGAGGTTGGCGATGTAAAGAGTATTGTCAACAGCCAGGACACACGTAGCTGTGGAGCCATCCTTCCACGCAGGCTTTCTGAGGAAACAACAGTGAGGTTACCAAGGAGGAAAGCTGTTGAGAAGTTGCTGACGGAGTGCTCCTGGGGACTTGAGGAACCGTCACACAGTGACATTCAGCAGCCAGCAAGCCCGCAGTAAGTCACACCTGCAGGCAGCCaagtcaaaacaaaaaacaaaagcaggatgGCCAGGGCTGCAACTGAGTTATAatccttttgcctttccttcccttttctcaccATACTCTTCCTGCCCACTTCAATCCTCACCTTCACCTCAGCAGTAACTCCAATTGCTTGGTCACACCCCTGATAGTTCACTTGCTGCAGTTAAGCTCGTATCCCTGGAGCTCCAGGTAAGCTGAGAAGTGTTTATTAGATGACAGCTGCCACTTGAGTCTTTCTCATAACAAAGCCCAGCTTGGACACCACTCTTTACTGAAATTAGATTTGAGAGACTGATTTCTAGATGTATTTTAGCCATTTTTTCCTGATTTGAAGGAACACACAGCAATTCTTTGCAGTGGCTTTATCATGTTTCTGACCAGACTGCTTTGGGAATGACACCCTCGCAAAAGACTCAAGGAAACTTCTTATTGTCTGTTAAGAAACAGCCAATTTGTAATTTACTTAAAGTTTGCAGGGCAAATCTCAGATGCAAAAGTTGCTCCAGCTGTGTCAGAAGCGCCATTAGGAAGCAGACAAGAAGTGTGAAGGGCTGTGTCTGAAATACAGTCTTTTTCTTACCAGTTGGTACCCTCACAAACCACAGCTGGTGTGTCAGTCCAGCAGAGACAGAAGAAGACAAAAGCGTTCGCACTCGAGAGCCAGCAGGGAGACAGGCTGGCATTTCACCCACAAAgtatctgcttttcagttttgttatAGAAATTAGAGATAGGGgaacaaaaaacccagcaagACCTCCTAGCTCACACAGTATGGGATGCATCACTTCAGCAGCATGTTAAGTCTTCAAAAAGAAGGCAAGCAGGATGCTCTGGTAGGTGCACAGTGGATTCTTGGTTATGTTTTGGCTCCTTTCTTTGCCATTAGCAGGTATTTTAGCCCAAAGGGTCCTGGcaggctgcttgctgcagggTAAGACTAGAACATGCTGTGACTGAGCTCAAGCAGGAAGGCACAGCCTGGCACACAGCTGTACTTGGTGTTTCACCAAGACACGACTCAAGGCTTCCTCACAGGAAGCATTAACACTTACTGACTGGATGCCTGCTTTAAAAACTCTTCATCTGTATGTTTGAAGGTGTCCAAAAGGCATCTCTTCACGGTTTTCTCCACACTGACCACCTCACCTGCCAGACAGAGAAATCAGCAACTGAGCTCCAGTTCAAACATATCCAACCCATCCCTCCCATCACGCAGAATGGATGGCAGCACATCGGGCAgatcctgcacacagcagctgaggCACATCCCAGGCTCACGCTACCAAAGTCAGCCTGATAAAATGTATGTCGAACTTACGATAAACCCCCCCCTCCTCCAGAGAGGTTATTTTTactcttcctttcctcacaaagcagcactgccaagCCTGGCAATAGAACATCCCAGGCTCAGTTAGTGGTTCAATATTGGCTGCTTGcactttcattccaaaaaaggCTTCCAATTCTTTTCCCCAGGAGATGGTGTGGTCTCTGTGCACACAAGCCCATTTGGAATAAGGAATGGAAACTGCACAACTACACAGCAGCAAATCCATTCCCTTAAGCAGCAGCCACAACTTCACAGTATAAAAGGTGACCACTGGCCTACGGCCCTCCCTCCACCCTCTCACCTTTCGGAAATTTCTTGATCAGGTTGAGGTGCAGATTCTGTGCTGCAAACTTTGAGGCTCGGACTCCCCCATGGCCATCAAAAACAGCGAAGTATGAGACACGTGTGCTGGGAGGGAACAAGAAGGGCTGTCAGCTAGAGGGAGGGACTAAATACATTTGTTCCTGCCCCACCTCAGCCAGTATAAGAAATGCTGCACTCTAAGGCACAAGCGGAGGTAACAAGATGGAAAGCTCATGCAGTCCAGGATTTTCATGGTTTACACACATAAGCACTGAATACTTCCTTGTAACAGCCTTCTCTGTAGAAAATGAGAAGTATAATAGAATGTATAGACTACAACTAGGCATAAAAGCAGCTAAACGCTTCACCTAGCAGGCGCTGCAACCCTGCAGCACCACACCAACATCAGCCTGAGCAATCCTACAGTTCCTTGCACGGCCTAAGTTTGCTGCAACTGCACTACAGACAGGAAGCTTGGATCCTTCATCAAACAAAGCTCTCAGGACATGAGTTCAGAAGCGAAACACAGCATCAGGACAACACATGAAAGCACTcttttaaacatgaaaatatacatatatacacatttatatCTTACTTCCCAAGATAAATAAGCTTTTCAGGTGAGAGAGTTCTAACATTTGCTCTCTCTTCAGGCACTCTGTTGCCACAGATAAGGATTTCTTTCACACTCTGTAATAACCCCAAGGCAAGGACTAATTGCTTGCAGTTAAAATCAGCGTCTCGAAACATCTATGCTTCAACGAGGGTAAGAGAAACTCAATAACCAGCGTTATTAGGCCCTCACAGTCCTTGTGAAGTCAGTGACTAAATTCACCGAGTACCACTGGAAGGTATTTATATATAACCTAATCCTGTGACGTGCTCAGGAACAGGGCTAACGATTAACTCCAGATTTCCCAATAATGAGCCCAAAAGACACATCATGAAGCAGCCTGCAAGCAGGAGCATCAGCTGCTTAAAGCAACACACAACACAGGCTTTGCCGAGGCAAGCTGGAGCTCCTTCACCTCCACACCTGGCTGCCATCCATAGTTTTATTCCCCAGCTTTGGAGGTCAGGGCTCACTTACACTTGGGAGGGCAGAGGCTGGCACTCCTCAGTGATATCATTTAAGATGACATGTGCATCCTGCATGTCTTCTCTTTCACCTTTCCTCTCTGCCACGTAGCCCTTCAATCCAAGAATGCCCACTGACCCTAAAGGAGACAAACAGACACACGGCAATCAAACTCCCTCATTGCCTCAGCTCACACGGATGGTCACTTTTCATCTGtcacaaaagcacagcaaaatgtGGCCCTTGCTTTGCAGCAGCCCATCTGGCACCttctgctgagcacagtgcaTTTTGTAACACGAGGTCAGCAGCTACAAAAGCAGCCTGCACTGTTTTGGGGGACAGCTGTACACAAGCAGTACTGCTGGGCATCACAGAAAGCCCTTGTGAAATGGAAGGCGGGGGGTGTGAGAATGaatggcacagctgaaacagaagaTTAAAGAAATCTTAGCCTTAAAGAATGGGTGAGAGCAGGAAACCAAAGTCTGCTGTTTCCAGAATATGTAATTTCCTTTTCACCGAATACATCTGGTTTCCCAAAGCTGCACATAACACATGGGAACTTGCACTGAAGTCAAATGTATTATATGTCAATACAAAtaaccctctctctctctctctctctggctTTCTCAGCAGCCACTCAAGGGAGATTTGTGGATCTGGCAAAAGAAACTGGTGCAGGTCAAGCCTTCCAGAGGCTTCACACCCAGTtcccctgctggcagcacaacCCCTTACTCTGCAGATGCCAAGGCACTCACACTGCCCAGCTCCTGCCACTTCAGCAGGCTGGTAAGGAGGCCCATGTGAGGGAGGCAGAATGCCAAAGAGTTTGAGGGGCTCCTTCCACTGCAGTCTGCTCCCCACGAGAAGTTGAAAATGCCAGCAGACTGAAGAACCGAGGCTCAGCTTTAGCCTGGACCTCCTCAGCAAAATGTCAAGAGTACAAATTGagtacatttgttttcaaactgtCTGAAAACCTTTACAAACTTTCTTTTCCACAAGTTCTTCCCTGccattcttctcttcctcctccaaggacttccttttctctccttttgcaTCGCTCCCTGCTGACACCTGCTCAGGAGCGCTGGAGgctgaaagagaataaaagcaggCAGGTGAAGACTCCCAGCTTGGCTTTATTTGCAGGACTTCAGCAGTAAGACATCCTGCACTGAAGCACGCTCAGGAGCACAGACTCACGCAGCATTAAGTGACAGCAGCCCACATCCCTATCTAGCCCAGCACACACAGATGTGGTCACCTTGAATCACATGGCCCTCCCTCAGCCACAGTACAGCCATGTACAGCTAGAGGGCACCTGACTCTTCCCAGGCCACAAACCATTTCCTAGCTTCTAGTCTCTATTGCAGTCAAACGTTCAGACAGTTAACATTCCAGATCAGAGCCTGGCATGGTTTTAATTACTATTTGTGTCTGTGGAGTTGTGGCCACAACAACACAAGGAAGCACGCATTATTACTTTGAAGGTGCACAGCGTATTCATTATGGACTT
It encodes the following:
- the KLHL30 gene encoding kelch-like protein 30; the encoded protein is MVRNVDDFDFCLPSHAQDMLEGLQRLRAHPKLSDVTLLAGGREFPCHRGVLALCSHYFHAMFSGDFAESIAARVELKEVDPGALETLLDFAYTGKVTVNQGNVEGLMRTSSQLHFPTIQQVCSRYLRQQMDATNCLGICEFGESHGCPEVSSKAWSFLQENFEAVSQQEEFLQLSKERLAVYLSNEQLQVQEEQSVAEAVLRWVRYDPGQRAQFLPELLELARLVSLPDHYLQNLLATEPLVRDSAASQALVARSRATLGAAGTVPTPPKAAQPQKLEEVLVVVGGRVLEESEDEEGGLETPAAPRNFAFYNPKTRRWMALPDFPDYNKWGFSLVALNNDVYVTGGSRGSRNDTWSTTQAWRFCPKDGVWTAIASMLRARTNHTSAVLNGEIYVLGGTTVEVVEVERYDPYNQSWAAISPALKYVSNFAAAGCLGKLYLVGSCAVKYNALTLQCYNPVRDAWSVITSPFIPKYLSAPRCATLHGLIYLIGDNTKKVHVYDPEANIWQKVQLLHTLHENGGMVPLGDRLFVTGGHWKGMDGDYRVEMEVYDCAKDRWVWEGSLPCLWLFHSSSSIFMDTSKWTEAFPGDQE
- the ILKAP gene encoding integrin-linked kinase-associated serine/threonine phosphatase 2C, coding for MDLFGDLPEPGGSAHGKEAQGQLRLFDDLPPAGSADTGKGSSFLFDDLPPASSSDAASSAPEQVSAGSDAKGEKRKSLEEEEKNGREELVEKKVCKGSVGILGLKGYVAERKGEREDMQDAHVILNDITEECQPLPSQVTRVSYFAVFDGHGGVRASKFAAQNLHLNLIKKFPKGEVVSVEKTVKRCLLDTFKHTDEEFLKQASSQKPAWKDGSTATCVLAVDNTLYIANLGDSRAILCRYNEESQKHAALSLSKEHNPTQYEERMRIQKAGGNVRDGRVLGVLEVSRSIGDGQYKRCGVISVPDIKRCQLTHNDRFILIACDGLFKVFTPEEAVNFIVSCLEDKNIQKREGKQEADARYEAACNRLANKAVQRGSADNVTVMVVRIEH